The DNA region ACCATTAATTTGGTGACTGGTCCAACACCGCCTGGCACCGGTGTAATGGCATGGGTTTTCTCAGCGACATTTTCAAAATCTACGTCACCAGTAACTTTACCATTTTCATCATATGTAGTCCCGATATCAATTACAGTTGTACCTGGTGAAACCATATCTTCTGTTAAAAATTTCGGAATACCAACGGCAACACAAATAATATCAGCAGACCGCGTTAATTCAGCCATATTTTCCGTTTGACTGTGGGCAACCGTTACCGTAGCCCCACGTTGTAACATCAAATCTGCTAGTGGTTTTCCAACGATTGTAGACCGGCCAATCATCACAGCGTGTTTCCCTCGAAAAGTCGTATTTACTTCGTCCATCAAGGTGATAGCAGAAAGTGGTGTATTCGGTACCCGACTTTGATTACCGGCTAATAGGTTTCCTAAATGTACTGGGTGAATGGCATCTAAATCTTTATCTGGATCAATCGCAATATTAATTTTTTGTACGTCAATTTGTTTTGGTAAAGGCATCTCAATCATGATACCTTGTACTGTTTCATCTTCATTATATTGTTGGATAACCGCCAACAATTCTTCTGTTGTTGTATTACTTGGGCAAGAAATTAATTCGTTTGCCACGCCGATTTTGTCAGCAAATCTAGTTTTAGTTCGTGCATATGATGCACTCGCTTCATCATCACCACAAAGAATAATGACTATTTTAGGGTGAATGCCTTTATCTTTTAATTCACTTACTCTTTGTTTCAATAACTCAGTTTGAACTTTAACATATTCTTTGGAACGAATTTCTATCATAATTGCCCACCTTATCCATAATGTAATGTAACAAGTATATCGAAAGTTGAGCAATATTAACAGTATTGTAGTGGGAATATAATCAAATTATACCTATATACATTTAAAAAAACCGGGACTCAGGTCCCGGTCTCTTGCACACAAAACGATTATTCAGCTGACTATTCACTGTCTAAGTCTGTTTCGCCCTCTTCAATAGTATCAATATCAACAGTTTCTACTGGTTTAACATCGCCATTCGCGTTGGCTTTTAATTCAGCTAGGACGTTTGATAAGATCCCGTTAATAAATTTACGTGCACGGTCGTCCGAATATAATTTAGCTAATTCAATTGCTTCATTAACCGCTACTACGCGGGGAACCGTTTCTTCATCGGTAAATAGTAATTCGAACACAGCTACTCGTAGAATTTGTAGATTCACTAATTCTAGTCGTTGCACTGACCAATTACCATGGATATGGTTATCGATCATTTGGTCAATCTCAAAGCGATTTGCTTTAACACCTTCTACTAATGTACGTAAATAAGCGGGAACAGTCACATCTTCAGTAACATCCGGTAATTTATCAAAATGATTTTTAGCTGAAAAATTCTCAATACTATCTTTCAACTTGATTGCATGATTTTCATACTCAATAAATTCTTCTTCAGTTAATTCCTCAAAATTCACCTTTTGACCCAATTTCTTGTGGTTTTGTAGGATATGATTGAAGGCACTTTCCAAAGAAAGTTGTGGATTGAACTCTTGTTCATAAGATATTAATACAGCGAGTTCTCTAATTTGTGATAACCCTAATTTCATACTTGTTCCCCTTAATACGATTTATTTACTTGCTTTTTCCATATACAAGTTTGTTACATGTACGTTTACAACATCAATCGTAATATCTGTCATGTACTTCACTTGGTCAATTACCTGTGATTGAATATTTTGTGCAACTGCAATTACAGCAGTCCCAAAATATAATTCTACAGACATATCTAATACCATTTCATTTCGATTATTTTGATAAAGAATTACTCCGGCATCGCGTTGGAAAACATCTTGAATTGTCTTGTTAGCACGTTTAATTGCTCGAACACCTTTGCTTTGCAAGGCCGTCGCTGCAGCAATATTTTCGATTACTTGAGGAGCAATTTCAATTGCACCGGTAGCTTGCACTTGATTATGCTTGTATGCTTCAATTTTATCAGCCATTGTCGTTCACTCCTTATCTCAAATTACGCGCGTGAAATGTACTCTCCACCGTTAGAAGTATTGATTACTAATTTGTCACCAGCGTTAACAAAGAATGGTACGTTAACAACTACACCTGTTTCCATAGTAGCAGGTTTAGAACCACCTGAAGCAGTATCACCTTTGATACCAGGTTCTGTTTCTTTAACAACTAATTCAACTGTCTTAGGTAATTCAACACCTAATACCTCAGCACCAAAAGTGATGATTTTAACTTCCATGTTTTCTAACATGAATTTTAATTCGTCTTGGATTTGGTTAGCAGGAATTTCAGTTTGTTCGTAAGTTTCGTTATCCATGAATACGTGAGTATCGCCATCAGCGTATAAGTATTGCATGTCACGGTTTTCGATATGAGCAGTTTCTACTTTTTCACCTGCACGCCAAGTCTTATCTAACAATGCACCTGTACGTAAGTTTTTTAATTTTGAACGCACGAAAGCAGACCCTTTACCTGGTTTAACATGTTGAAACTCAACAACACGGAATAAGTTACCATTATCTTGAATAGTTAAGCCTGTTTTAAAATCGTTTGTTGTAATCATATTTACATCTCCTAAAAAAATTTAATCATACCAGAATTATAACACATTAAAATGCATCCTGGCTCAAAAAGACGGATGCATTCAATCATCTACGTAAAATTACACGATAATCAAGTGACGTGGAGAATGTGTAAGGACTTTATTCCCATCTTCTGTCAAAATGATATCATCTTCAATACGAACCCCACCAATACCCTCTAAGTAGATGCCTGGCTCATTTGTAATAACAGTGTACTCTTTTAGTGGTTGTTTATTATGTATACTTGCATTTGGTGACTCATGAATATCTAAACCAATAGAATGTCCAAGTGAGTGTCCGAAGTCATCCCCATAACCATGGCTAGCGATAAAATCACGTGCAATAGCATCCATTTCTTCACCAGTCATGCCAGCTTTCGCTTGCTCATTCACCAGCTGGTTTGCTTGGAAAACAACATCATAGATTTCTTTCATCTTACTTGATGGTTCTCCAACAGCGATAGTCCTTGTGATGTCAGAAACATACCCCTTATAGTAGCAACCATAGTCCATAGTCACGATATCGCCTGCTTCAATCACTTTATCAGAGGCCACGCCATGTGGCATTGCAGAACGATAACCTGATGCAACAATTGTTTCAAAAGAAACACCACTTGCCCCTTGGCTTCTCATAAAGAAATCTAATTCATTTGCAACTTGGATTTCAGTCATACCGACTTGAATAAAGCCTAAGATATGCTCGAAAGCTGCATCTGCAATTTCACATGCTCGTTGAATTGTCGTAATTTCTTCTTGGTCTTTGGTTTGACGTAAGGCTTCAATCATTCCAGATGCTGGGATTAAGCGAGCAGAAACGATATCTTCTAACTCATCAAATTTAGCAACCGTCATATATTCTTCTTCATAACCAAGTTGACCTAGATTTTCGTTAACCACTACGGATTGAACGAATCGCAATGGACTAGTATGCGCTGCAGATCCGCCAGCAATGATAATTTCATAGCCAGCACACTGTGCTTTCGCTTGTTCCCGATATCTAAAATCTGTGATGAAGTACGCATTATTTGCTGTAATTAATGCTGTACCACTTGTGCCAGTAAAACCAGAAATATATCTTAAATTAAATGGGTCAGTGACATAGTATGCATTAATACCTTCAGCTGCCATGCTTTCTTGCAAAGCACTTATTCTCTTTTTCAAACTTTTCACCTCATATTGACTAATCTATCTCTCTAAATAGAGTCACTTTTTATAGCCCAATTAGTATAGCATATATCAGTCTTCAATGAAACTTAGCTTTATCCATAGTGCTCTTTATCAACATTCTTGCTCACTTTTTACCCATTACCCACAGCTACTTACTCCCGAGTTCTTTGATCATAAGGGACATTATTATATTTATATTGCCGTCCGTTTTCTACAATGAATACAGTCGTGCTAAAGACCCTATTTTTTAATTCAACTGACACATGTCCCTGGTTAAAGGTCATAGTCCAATTGCCATCTGTCCATGGTATTGACGATTGAGTGGCAGCCGCTACTTCTTTTACTTGATCTGAAGTTGCTGAATTAACAGCTGCTTCGTTATTTTCTATATCCTCTTGATTGCTCGATCCAGCGGTAGCATCTGGCTGAATCTCTGAAACACTAGCTTGATCAGGATTATTTATGATTACACTGCTTTCATCCGGCAAAGTTTTTACATCACTTTCTTCTTTAGAATGGGAAGTATCCAATTCTTTACTATCTGACAGCTCTGGCGGCTGATCCTTTGAACTTATTTGGCTAGTCACTACTTTCTCCTTCTCAGCGATCACTTTCTCCACCGCCAGGCGAGACATGATTTGTGCTTGATAGGATATGTTAATTTCTTCATTCATTTTAACTTGGCTACTGTACATATTTAAGTTAACTAAATAGATGAAGGTTAGGATCGACATATACATTAATGCTGTAAATAAGACAAACCCACTTTTCTTCATTATTATTTACCCTTCTTTACTAAAGGTAAAAGGATTTTGTAATCCTTACCATCAAATAGCCTCACTTTAAACAGGAAGTTCCCATTATCTAATTCTTGGATCGTGAGACCTGTAGCGTTTGGAATTTGTGGCTCGTATCCTCCGTTTAAAGAATATCTAATCCAGGAGTTCCCATTGCTATCTTTATAATACCGGTAAATACCGACCTTATTATTTTCTTTGAGAGAAAGGGTATCTGCAGTATATCTAACTAGTTCCGTTTGTGTATGATCTGTCAAAAATTGGTTGGAGAAGATATCAAAGTCATCGTAGGCCATTACTTCATATCTGTTATATATATTCATCTCTGTTCCCATCACAGCCAAAAAGGTAATTTGAATTAGGGCATAGAAAAATAGTCCGTAAATCATTTCCAATAAGGTAAATCCTGATCTTATATAAATCATATTTGACATAGTTAGATTTAACTTAGTCAGCTTTAACTTTCGCCTATTTAATTTATTCTTGAATCTTAAATTCTGTGAAATGACCACCCCGTTGATCCTCCAATTTACCTTTTTCCAGATTGATTTCTATCCCTTCATGTATGCTTGCCCCAAATTGAACAGCATTTAATTGATGAAACTGTTCACGACTTTGACCTAAGGCCCTTTCACTTCGCCTTAGGTTTTCAAGTTGCATCTGCTGGTTTATGACAAGGAGGTAGACCATAGCCCCTATTAAAGACAGTCCAATAATAGATTCGATGAACATAAACCCTTGTTTCCCCTTTTTACTATTGGAATTATGGATCAATTGGCTTTTGTTCTTCAATAACATAACGCCCTCCAGAAAATTGATAAACAATTGCATAATCCTTCGTTGGTGTTCTTAAGGTTATCGTTTGTGGCCCAACAGTTCCTGACGTAGAAAATTCAAATCTTTTATAATGGACAAACTTAGATTCTTTTGGAAACACAAACGTCGTATCTACTGGTGAAGGTCGTAATAGATCAGCTCGAAATTCCACTGTATTACCTGAAAAAGTCACAAAATGAATACCTTTCCTAACTATTGTCATTTTATGCACGTATTCAAAGTGTTGCATGACATTACGCATCATTACTTTTGATTCATAGCGGATAATAGCGTCTTTTGCATATGGGACCGCAAGTATTAATGATAATGACAGCGCAAATAAAACAAGTATCATTTCCAGAAGAGTAAATCCTGACTTCTTTTTATGTTTTTTCATCAAAATCTACTCCTCTTA from Aerococcus urinaeequi includes:
- a CDS encoding bifunctional 5,10-methylenetetrahydrofolate dehydrogenase/5,10-methenyltetrahydrofolate cyclohydrolase, producing the protein MIEIRSKEYVKVQTELLKQRVSELKDKGIHPKIVIILCGDDEASASYARTKTRFADKIGVANELISCPSNTTTEELLAVIQQYNEDETVQGIMIEMPLPKQIDVQKINIAIDPDKDLDAIHPVHLGNLLAGNQSRVPNTPLSAITLMDEVNTTFRGKHAVMIGRSTIVGKPLADLMLQRGATVTVAHSQTENMAELTRSADIICVAVGIPKFLTEDMVSPGTTVIDIGTTYDENGKVTGDVDFENVAEKTHAITPVPGGVGPVTKLMVFKQMIDRLEEVTGIV
- the nusB gene encoding transcription antitermination factor NusB, with amino-acid sequence MKLGLSQIRELAVLISYEQEFNPQLSLESAFNHILQNHKKLGQKVNFEELTEEEFIEYENHAIKLKDSIENFSAKNHFDKLPDVTEDVTVPAYLRTLVEGVKANRFEIDQMIDNHIHGNWSVQRLELVNLQILRVAVFELLFTDEETVPRVVAVNEAIELAKLYSDDRARKFINGILSNVLAELKANANGDVKPVETVDIDTIEEGETDLDSE
- a CDS encoding Asp23/Gls24 family envelope stress response protein; translated protein: MADKIEAYKHNQVQATGAIEIAPQVIENIAAATALQSKGVRAIKRANKTIQDVFQRDAGVILYQNNRNEMVLDMSVELYFGTAVIAVAQNIQSQVIDQVKYMTDITIDVVNVHVTNLYMEKASK
- the efp gene encoding elongation factor P, whose protein sequence is MITTNDFKTGLTIQDNGNLFRVVEFQHVKPGKGSAFVRSKLKNLRTGALLDKTWRAGEKVETAHIENRDMQYLYADGDTHVFMDNETYEQTEIPANQIQDELKFMLENMEVKIITFGAEVLGVELPKTVELVVKETEPGIKGDTASGGSKPATMETGVVVNVPFFVNAGDKLVINTSNGGEYISRA
- a CDS encoding M24 family metallopeptidase encodes the protein MKKRISALQESMAAEGINAYYVTDPFNLRYISGFTGTSGTALITANNAYFITDFRYREQAKAQCAGYEIIIAGGSAAHTSPLRFVQSVVVNENLGQLGYEEEYMTVAKFDELEDIVSARLIPASGMIEALRQTKDQEEITTIQRACEIADAAFEHILGFIQVGMTEIQVANELDFFMRSQGASGVSFETIVASGYRSAMPHGVASDKVIEAGDIVTMDYGCYYKGYVSDITRTIAVGEPSSKMKEIYDVVFQANQLVNEQAKAGMTGEEMDAIARDFIASHGYGDDFGHSLGHSIGLDIHESPNASIHNKQPLKEYTVITNEPGIYLEGIGGVRIEDDIILTEDGNKVLTHSPRHLIIV
- a CDS encoding prepilin-type N-terminal cleavage/methylation domain-containing protein — translated: MKKHKKKSGFTLLEMILVLFALSLSLILAVPYAKDAIIRYESKVMMRNVMQHFEYVHKMTIVRKGIHFVTFSGNTVEFRADLLRPSPVDTTFVFPKESKFVHYKRFEFSTSGTVGPQTITLRTPTKDYAIVYQFSGGRYVIEEQKPIDP